One window from the genome of Leptospira johnsonii encodes:
- a CDS encoding DNA-3-methyladenine glycosylase family protein, translated as MPSTDREARLRKAVLWLKKKDLITQKIIQTIGPCTHKMMGTPYYVLLRSVISQQLSVKAARTMENRVKEYYGNGKQFPKPDVLVKLSKSQLRKAGLSFAKIEAVKLISKAYLDGSISDRKLSKLDDQQVLDLLCSIKGVGPWTAEMVLMFSLDRWDHFSYNDLILRKSIENNYGIAMNSKKEILEFTSGYSPYRTIFSWYLWRAAAGIENL; from the coding sequence GTGCCTAGTACCGATCGAGAGGCTCGCTTGCGTAAGGCGGTCCTCTGGCTCAAGAAAAAAGACTTAATTACGCAAAAGATCATCCAAACCATAGGACCCTGTACTCATAAGATGATGGGGACTCCTTATTACGTTCTTCTTAGATCCGTGATCAGCCAGCAGTTATCCGTCAAAGCTGCAAGAACAATGGAGAATCGAGTCAAAGAATATTATGGAAATGGAAAGCAATTCCCTAAACCTGATGTTCTTGTTAAACTTTCCAAATCACAATTGAGAAAAGCAGGACTTTCATTCGCAAAGATAGAAGCGGTGAAGCTGATCTCAAAGGCTTATCTGGATGGAAGTATCTCGGATAGAAAACTTTCTAAGCTAGATGATCAGCAAGTTTTGGATCTTCTTTGTAGTATCAAAGGTGTGGGACCCTGGACTGCGGAAATGGTTTTGATGTTTTCCTTGGATCGTTGGGATCATTTTTCTTATAACGATCTGATCCTACGAAAATCTATTGAGAATAATTATGGGATCGCTATGAATTCTAAAAAAGAAATTTTAGAATTCACCTCTGGATATTCTCCTTATCGTACTATTTTTTCTTGGTACTTATGGAGAGCTGCAGCCGGGATAGAGAATTTATAA
- the gmd gene encoding GDP-mannose 4,6-dehydratase, producing MKKALITGITGQDGSYLTELLLEKKYEVHGIVRRTSSLNRDRIEHLRGNPHLFLHYGDLTDSSNLNRVLEKVQPDEIYNLAAQSHVGVSFEVPEYTAEVDAVGTLRILDAIKQTGVKSRFYQASTSELYGKVQAVPQDEKTPFYPRSPYAVAKLYAYWAVVNYREAFGLHASNGILFNHESPRRGEGFVTRKITLGVAGLVSGKGGPIHLGNLDAKRDWGYAPDYVNMMWMMLQQSEPDDYVVATNETHTVREFIEESFRHLDIQLEWKGKGDQEKGYNKKDGKLLIEVDPSFYRPTEVDLLIGNPEKAKAKLGWEPKVKFKELVEIMIKSDCKAFGINI from the coding sequence ATGAAAAAGGCGCTTATTACAGGGATCACTGGACAGGATGGGTCCTATCTTACCGAACTTCTTTTGGAAAAAAAATACGAAGTACACGGGATCGTTCGAAGAACCAGTTCCTTAAATCGGGATCGGATCGAACATCTAAGAGGAAACCCTCACCTTTTTCTACATTACGGAGACTTAACCGATTCCAGTAACCTAAACAGGGTTTTGGAAAAAGTACAACCGGACGAAATTTATAACCTAGCCGCTCAATCTCACGTAGGAGTCTCTTTCGAAGTTCCAGAATACACTGCAGAAGTAGACGCAGTCGGAACTTTAAGGATTTTAGATGCGATCAAACAAACAGGAGTGAAGTCCAGATTCTACCAGGCCTCCACTTCCGAATTGTACGGAAAAGTGCAAGCCGTTCCTCAGGACGAAAAAACCCCATTCTATCCTAGATCTCCATACGCAGTCGCAAAATTATACGCATATTGGGCAGTCGTAAATTATAGAGAAGCATTCGGATTACATGCTTCCAACGGAATTTTATTTAATCATGAATCTCCAAGAAGGGGAGAAGGTTTCGTAACCAGAAAGATCACCTTGGGAGTTGCGGGCCTGGTCTCAGGAAAAGGAGGCCCGATCCATTTAGGGAACCTGGACGCAAAAAGAGACTGGGGATACGCACCTGATTACGTAAACATGATGTGGATGATGCTACAACAATCAGAGCCAGACGATTATGTAGTAGCCACCAACGAAACACATACAGTCAGAGAATTTATAGAAGAATCCTTCAGACATCTGGACATCCAACTAGAATGGAAAGGCAAAGGAGACCAAGAGAAAGGTTATAATAAGAAGGACGGAAAACTTTTAATCGAAGTAGATCCTTCTTTTTACAGACCGACCGAAGTGGATCTTTTGATCGGAAATCCGGAAAAGGCAAAAGCAAAACTAGGCTGGGAACCCAAGGTCAAGTTCAAAGAATTAGTAGAGATCATGATCAAGTCCGATTGTAAAGCTTTCGGGATCAATATCTAA
- a CDS encoding LIC10235 family protein yields MKPKKVTNDDLEKIIAGVKTQAVEAIGNYLYKGFRIQVSKYNLSGAERVQLLYQRRRKEGLCIVCGTKVGKKNPSTGRLYRLCEFHRKKIDKKK; encoded by the coding sequence ATGAAACCAAAGAAAGTCACTAACGATGATTTGGAAAAGATCATCGCCGGGGTAAAAACTCAAGCTGTTGAAGCTATTGGTAATTACCTCTACAAAGGATTTCGGATTCAGGTTAGTAAGTACAACCTGTCTGGGGCGGAGAGGGTTCAGCTCCTTTACCAAAGGAGAAGGAAAGAAGGTCTTTGTATCGTCTGCGGCACTAAAGTAGGTAAAAAAAATCCGTCTACTGGCAGGTTGTATCGCCTCTGCGAATTCCACCGGAAGAAAATAGATAAAAAAAAGTAA
- a CDS encoding tetratricopeptide repeat protein, translated as MFSGFYFKGIRFPFFSNSALRVLGLSRILVFFLLIFSFSFSTFGQGENPSKQGPSDPDILFRIAEEAYKDRRFYKAAESLRNFLVLYPGNSKKNRVLSLLKDCFLKLDRPEKALEVSLDLYKMEPTGEFGLESYLEAGRLLAKMGEIDQAKQIFSSICRQSYSRAMAEKAALEFSGIDLLSDGEESSPEGESCREK; from the coding sequence TTGTTTTCCGGATTTTATTTTAAGGGCATACGTTTTCCTTTCTTTTCTAACTCAGCTTTAAGAGTACTCGGCCTCTCCCGAATCCTAGTCTTCTTCCTTCTTATTTTTTCATTTTCCTTCTCCACATTTGGCCAAGGGGAAAATCCTTCCAAACAAGGACCTTCGGATCCTGACATTCTCTTTAGGATAGCTGAAGAAGCATATAAGGACCGTCGCTTTTACAAGGCTGCGGAAAGTCTTCGTAACTTCCTGGTTCTCTATCCGGGGAATTCTAAAAAAAACAGGGTGCTTAGCCTTCTCAAAGATTGTTTTCTGAAGTTGGATCGTCCCGAGAAAGCTTTAGAAGTCAGTCTGGACCTTTATAAAATGGAACCGACTGGAGAATTCGGGTTAGAATCCTACTTGGAAGCCGGGCGCCTACTGGCCAAGATGGGAGAAATCGACCAGGCGAAGCAGATTTTCTCTTCTATTTGCAGACAATCTTACTCCAGAGCCATGGCAGAGAAAGCCGCCCTGGAATTCTCCGGCATCGATCTACTTTCGGATGGGGAAGAATCTTCTCCGGAAGGGGAATCTTGTCGCGAAAAATAA
- a CDS encoding phasin-related domain-containing protein, with protein sequence MEKQLLDILNAGIGLLKSGQEGLDKAKVDLEKTYGELVAKGAADNSEGSVKIRESVDKLLNEIKEVSTVAGKNYEETRGKIVEKYNQISEEIKKRVPEGQLEAVKAKLTEVAETIKATAKGKA encoded by the coding sequence ATGGAAAAACAACTGTTGGACATTCTTAACGCCGGAATCGGACTTTTGAAATCTGGACAAGAAGGATTAGACAAAGCGAAAGTAGATTTGGAAAAAACCTACGGAGAGCTAGTAGCTAAAGGTGCTGCAGACAATTCTGAAGGTTCTGTAAAAATTCGCGAATCTGTGGATAAACTTTTGAATGAAATCAAAGAAGTTTCCACCGTTGCTGGTAAAAACTACGAAGAAACTCGTGGTAAGATCGTTGAGAAGTACAATCAAATCTCCGAAGAGATCAAAAAACGCGTTCCGGAAGGACAATTAGAAGCTGTTAAAGCTAAATTGACCGAAGTGGCTGAGACTATCAAAGCTACTGCAAAAGGAAAAGCTTAA
- a CDS encoding Crp/Fnr family transcriptional regulator: MSNGFFQIVNYPKGSYVIVEGKKEAHNFFIIRQGKVRVTRENQVVGEDPNQLLGPGDFFGVVAAMSQHAQIESAIALTDVSLIQVSYDQFGTLIQKNTPVAMKIIRYFSMKLRQFDSTITRLSFRTAIEEDPNQLFAIGEYYFNQKNTLHAAYAFQKYLQYLPNGQFATQAKLKLQTVNQPVAPPPIDYTKFNRSYGDNEMIFCEHEPGRELYIIQHGRVKITKIVDSNEVLLAVLQSGDIFGEMALLDNKPRSASAIAWGEVQLLAINKANFEGMVKAQPQLATRLITLLSERIWTAYKQLANLLISDPQGRVADTLLTLVEKNRVKVIPKSTYNFEIGTKDLIKMVGLTYPKDENLVLDLISKNKFIKLDQGKISCTDLVELEKLVQAFRKKSQIDAKIKKRA; the protein is encoded by the coding sequence ATGTCCAACGGCTTCTTTCAAATCGTGAATTACCCGAAAGGGTCCTATGTCATCGTCGAAGGCAAGAAAGAAGCCCATAATTTCTTTATCATTCGACAGGGCAAGGTCAGGGTCACCCGCGAAAACCAAGTAGTAGGCGAGGATCCGAACCAACTTTTGGGCCCGGGAGATTTTTTCGGAGTGGTTGCTGCGATGAGCCAGCACGCTCAGATCGAATCTGCGATCGCTTTAACTGATGTTTCCTTAATTCAGGTTAGCTATGATCAGTTCGGAACTCTGATCCAAAAAAATACTCCGGTAGCGATGAAGATCATTCGCTACTTCTCCATGAAACTCAGACAGTTTGACTCTACGATCACTCGTCTGTCTTTCCGCACTGCTATAGAAGAAGATCCGAACCAATTATTCGCGATCGGAGAATATTACTTTAACCAGAAGAACACTCTTCACGCTGCCTACGCTTTCCAAAAATATCTGCAATATCTTCCGAATGGTCAATTTGCCACTCAGGCAAAACTGAAATTACAGACTGTCAACCAACCGGTTGCTCCTCCTCCGATCGATTATACAAAGTTTAACCGTTCTTACGGGGATAACGAGATGATCTTTTGCGAGCACGAGCCTGGTAGAGAACTGTATATCATCCAACACGGAAGAGTAAAGATCACAAAGATCGTGGACTCTAACGAAGTTCTACTCGCGGTATTACAGAGCGGGGACATTTTCGGAGAAATGGCGCTCTTAGATAATAAACCTAGATCCGCTTCTGCAATCGCTTGGGGCGAAGTGCAGTTGCTTGCGATCAATAAAGCAAACTTCGAAGGAATGGTCAAGGCTCAGCCGCAATTGGCTACTAGGCTGATCACTCTTCTTTCGGAAAGGATCTGGACCGCTTATAAACAGCTTGCTAACTTGCTGATTTCCGATCCTCAAGGAAGGGTCGCAGATACGTTACTCACTCTTGTGGAGAAAAACAGGGTCAAAGTTATTCCTAAGTCTACCTACAATTTCGAGATCGGTACCAAAGACTTGATCAAGATGGTGGGATTGACCTATCCTAAAGACGAGAACTTGGTCTTGGATCTGATCTCTAAAAATAAATTTATCAAATTGGATCAGGGAAAAATTTCCTGCACGGACCTTGTCGAATTAGAGAAATTAGTACAAGCATTCCGCAAAAAATCCCAGATAGACGCTAAGATCAAAAAACGTGCCTAG
- a CDS encoding glycerophosphodiester phosphodiesterase: MNSDPFLLPKPWVIAHRGDSGEYPENTMSSFRNACELGADWIELDIIHSSDGKIVVIHDDTLDRTTDQKGEVKHLPFHFIRKADAGSWKDPRFKGEKVPDLWEVWDYLKSKNIGLNVEIKSGAYEEIPIETPIEQELIDYTKQNSLFHKTLFSSFCWDSLIRLRELSVEARLGILIGDESSSWIEALELGFRLNAFSLNLSSKGLDKETVSKIQKEGFKVLVYTLNTEEELKFGIELGVDGIFTNYPKRMRSLLT; this comes from the coding sequence ATGAATTCGGATCCTTTCCTTCTTCCTAAACCTTGGGTAATCGCTCACAGAGGAGACAGCGGAGAATATCCAGAAAATACTATGAGCTCGTTCCGAAACGCCTGTGAACTAGGCGCGGATTGGATAGAGCTGGATATCATTCACTCTTCCGACGGAAAGATAGTAGTCATTCACGACGATACCTTGGATAGAACTACGGATCAAAAAGGAGAAGTGAAACATCTTCCTTTTCATTTTATCCGTAAGGCGGATGCGGGGTCTTGGAAAGACCCAAGATTTAAAGGGGAGAAGGTGCCGGATCTTTGGGAGGTCTGGGATTATTTAAAGTCCAAGAATATCGGTCTAAATGTGGAGATCAAATCCGGTGCTTACGAAGAAATCCCGATCGAAACTCCCATCGAACAAGAACTGATAGACTATACAAAACAAAATTCTCTCTTTCATAAAACGTTATTCTCTTCTTTTTGTTGGGACTCTTTGATACGTCTTAGGGAATTATCCGTAGAGGCGAGACTTGGGATCTTGATCGGAGATGAATCTTCTTCTTGGATAGAAGCCTTGGAGTTGGGTTTTAGATTGAACGCATTCAGTTTGAATCTTTCTTCGAAGGGTTTGGATAAGGAAACGGTTTCCAAAATCCAGAAAGAAGGTTTTAAGGTTCTAGTTTATACTTTGAATACGGAAGAAGAGTTGAAATTCGGAATAGAATTGGGAGTGGATGGGATCTTTACGAATTATCCTAAAAGAATGAGATCACTTCTTACTTGA